The following are from one region of the Oreochromis aureus strain Israel breed Guangdong linkage group 1, ZZ_aureus, whole genome shotgun sequence genome:
- the rnaset2 gene encoding ribonuclease T2, with protein MRLCYPLLICLVLTMSSSFIISSKHMWTKMILTHHWPTTFCSMEHCQSNISQWTLHGFWPDGGAFCNSSWHFNSSEIEDLLPDMKTSWPDLFDPLSNEFWKYEWKKHGTCAAKAISLNSQHKYFSKALNLYHTLDLDSILKKFSITPSPQYYNFSYIEGVIENFYHVKPKIQCGQSTKNDSFQVLGQIELCFNSSFALMDCEKQVSTESVPDRGWDYTMNVDKGSGLSMCNPDVPVYYPPVE; from the exons ATGAGGCTCTGCTACCCCTTATTGATATGCCTGGTTCTAACCATGTCCTCATCTTTCATAATTTCATCCAA ACACATGTGGACCAAAATGATCCTCACTCATCATTGGCCAACCACTTTCTGTTCG atGGAGCACTGTCAAAGCAACATTAGCCAGTGGACACTACATGGATTCtg gcCAGATGGTGGCGCTTTCTGCAATTCTTCATGGCATTTCAACTCTTCTGAAATAGAG GACCTGCTCCCAGACATGAAGACGAGTTGGCCTGACTTGTTTGATCCCTTGTCTAATGAATTCTG GAAATATGAGTGGAAGAAACATGGTACGTGTGCAGCCAAAGCCATTTCCCTGAACAGCCAACATAAATACTTCAGCAAGGCACTGAATCTGTATCATACACTGGATTTGGACAG caTCCTGAAGAAGTTTTCCATCACACCTTCTCCACAATACTATAAT TTCTCATACATTGAAGGAGTAATAGAAAACTTCTACCACGTCAAACCTAAGATCCAGTGTGGCCAATCAACAAAG AATGACAGTTTCCAGGTTTTGGGGCAGATTGAGTTGTGTTTCAACAGTAGTTTCGCCCTGATGGACTGTGAGAAACAGGTTTCCACGGAATCTGTTCCCGATAGAGGTTGGGACTATACCATGAATGTTGACAAGGGATCAGGGTTATCTATGTGCAACCCGGATGTGCCAGTTTACTATCCACCTGTTGAATAA